CTCAAAGCCAATATTATTTTTCATGGTGTATACCGTTCCGGCTGACCATATTGTTATAATATCTAAAGCTCTATCCATATTAGGGACACGTCTTGTCCAACAAATATACGGCTTATCATCTTTTGCCGATAAATGAAAATGAATCTTTTCATGATTTTTCTGAAGAACCATGTTGGGCTCAATAATTTCAATTTCATGGTGTTTACCACGTGGGACTGAATGACTCTTGGAATGCTTGATATAAAACTCCTTTTCAATTTTCCTTAGCCCGATTCTATTAGTTTCTTTTATCAAGAAAGTGAAAATATAATACTCAATTTGGTGGCGTGCACTTTTAACCACCACTGTTATTTTTTTCTTCATTACTAGCTCCTTATTTTTTGGTTTTTAAAGTTAAATTTTTAAAAAATGATTTCCTATACCTTATAACCTTATTCTTAGTTTGTCAATCATCTTCGCTGAATTCAAGCTTGAAGTGCAATTAATATAGCAAATCCCTATTACTATAGAAAATCGTGAAAATACAAGAAAAAAGACAATTTTTCACGATTATAGTTTACAAAATAGTGAAAATTATGCAAAGCACCACAAAATTTCTCACTCAAACTTGATCAATAAAGCCAACCGCCAAACTATTGAAGCCTTCCTAGAAAAGGGTATTTGGAAAATTGGAGAATAAATTTATAAACCAAATAAAAATCGATAAAACTGAGGGAATAAGAATTTTAGTAAATTAAAAGGTGATTAGATTTGCTAATCACCTTTATTTTTTCCTCCTACTAATTCTTTTAATCGACGATAATGGGATTTAACTCCCTCAATGAACGATGAGTTTAACTTGTATTCCAAGTCAAACTCTTCTGCCGTGTCCCTCACAATCACTGAAATTGCCGGGTAATGAACATGGCAGATATGACGAAATAAATGATGCTCAATTTGGTGATTGAGGCATCCAATGAACCACTGAAACCAAACCGTGGTTTTAAAATTGGCTGTGGAAGCCAACTCATGAACAGGCCACTTCCGGTTAACTGTGCCATTTACTACTTCGGGTTGCTCCGCCCCCTCAACTATATGTGCCAACTGGAACACAATTGAAAGGATAAAACTTGCGACTGCGTGCATCACTAGAAACCCGATACAGACTTGCCACCAAGTAAAACTTGTTGCCATAGTCGGTAGGACTATCATAAAGAACAAATAGATAGTCTTTATGAAAAATAATTTCCAATATTCAACTACCTTGTTTGGATGAAAGCTTTTCGGCAGTCCCTGTTTGGCATAAACAGAGATACGAAAGATCTCACCAAATAGCTTGGTAATCGTCAACAGTGAATAGAGAGGCCAAGCATAAAGATGTTGCCATTTATGCCATCTTCTAACTTTGGCATGTTCTGAAAAAACCATAATTCCTTGAGTCCCGAGATCCTCGTCTTGACCCTCAAGATTGGTGAAAGTATGGTGGTAATAATTATGCTGTATTTCCCAGCTTTTCTCATTATTACCAATCAACCAAACTAGTCGACTCATCCATCTGTTTACCCTCGTTGACTCTGAATATGCCCCGTGCGAGGCATCATGAGTTATACTCATGCCAATGCCCGCTTTACCCAGCCCCATGACCGAAACTAAACCTAAAGCAGCCACCCAGGAGTTAATCTCAAATAAGATCAGCGCTAAGTATGGAAATAGATACAAAGACAACATAACGCCACTTTTTATGCGTAATCCAATATTACCTTTCTCGCTTAGGTTATTTGTTTCAAAATAACCATCAACCCTTTTAACTAATACTTCCCAGAACTCAGCTTCTCTAGCTGTTCCCCTGAACTTAATTTTGTACTGTTGTTGCATGGATCTGGTCCTTTTATTTTTTTTGAATTTTTAAATTATTAAAGATCTACAGTTCTTTTATTATAGCACATTATAATAATACCATAATCCTGTATATAAAAAAGAGCCTTTCGGCCCTTTTTTCATATCACTATATTTCTTACTACTTATCTTGCTCCTCCAATTTAACTCCAGCCTCAGGTGTTGACACAGTTTTGCTCATGAAAAATATTTTAACAATACCCCAAGCAATGAGCCAATATACAAGCATTGCCAAAATCGTCGTCCATTCAAAAATATTTCCCTCAACCCGCGTAGTATTAAAGACACTTAGGAATGGTGTAGTAAACGGATAGGTAACACCATAAATAAAGCTACTAGAACCAGCTGAAAAGTTAGCTCCCAGTAGTTTTAAAATAAACCAAAAAGCCAAAAGTTAAAAAATAATTAACGAAAATTAAAAAGGGAAACACAAGGTTTCCCAAAATTTTTACACTCTTACTTATTACTTCACTTACTATTTTGCTGCCATCTTAATGAGTGTAACTTCCACCCATCTACCACCTTAGGTACCACTGTATATCTTCTACTTCCATTTTCATATACCCGTAATGGAATATTGGCATAAATCTTAAAATCAATCAACATACTTTTTACCGCCCTGGCAAACCTAAAGGCTTTATTATTGTTTAAAACAAAAACAACAAAGCCCTTGTTTAATAACGATATTAAGTTGTCTAAATCTTTATCTTTTTTAGATTTAGCCTCACACAAATTGTTTCCACAAGCTAATATTTTTTCATAGACTTGTGGCACTACTTGTTTCCCATTTAAGCAAACTAGAGATTTTTTATCTTTTGCCTGCTCTGAAAGAATTTCAAAAAAATCATTATTTATTTGAATTTTTTTGATCTCTCCGGTGCGGTGTTTTTTTTCACAAAGATCTACCGCGAAAATAATAACTTTTTTAGTACCATTATTAACCTGTGCCATTTTTTCTCCCTTTTTGGTTTGGTTTATTTTACTTTATATTTATTATTTTTATAAAATTCTCTTCTGGCAAAAAAGAATCCTTCTTTTAACTTCAGAATAAAATAAGGCAGTAGAAAAATTACTACTGGTGTAAGAAGCGAATAAAAAGAACTACTAACCGAACTGGCTAGCAAAGAAATACCGAAAAAGAAAATTACCGGGACAGACAAGAATGGTGCAATTTGAAAATAAAACGCTTTAAATCTCTTTACATCCATTTTAATATTTTCTCCTTTTTTTAATGAACCTGTATCTTATCATTATAAGCATTATTTGCTAAAAAAATCAAGCTAATATATAATTAAGATAGTTAATTAACCGCTTAGTAATGTATTCTATGTTTAGCCCTGAAAAACCAAAAGAAGAAAAAGTAACACCAGAAAGAAAAAATAAAATTATTATAGAACTACATCAAGCCGGACAAATGTTTACAGCCTGGGGTAGAAACGACGAGGAAATACCCACTATTAACAGCTATATAAAGCTTTTTACCCAAGAAGGGGAAGAGAAAGTTCCCAATGAAAAATGGCTGGAGGCTGAGAAATGGCTAAGGGATACCATGGAAACTAAACAAGATTATAATTAAACTTATATAAATAACTAATAAAATAACTATATGAAAAACCATGAGAAAAAATGTTCTCTAATTACTCTAGTCTTAACCATCGCCTTAACGGCCTTTTTGGTTGGTCTAGGTGCATATCTCTTCTTTACGGAACAAATCAGATTTATCACCGAATCAAGCGTGGGGTTTGAGAGATCTAAAGAAAAAATAGAAAGACAAAAAGAAAGCCTAAATGAACAAGAAGAACAGACTTTAACAGATTATAATTTAGACGAACTTGATTTAACCTTCAGCTACCCTAAAAATCTGCAAATTAAAGAATATAACGAAGACACTTTAACTGTTGGCTTTATCAGTGGTTCAGGGATTGATGAATTAGTAGATGGTTTGGTTGAAATAAGGGTTATTAAAGCAGAGGAGGAGGACGCAAACATGGATTTCCAAGAATTTATTATGGAAAAGATTCCTCTATTTTGCGATGCTGATGGAGCCGGAGTTTCTATTAGCTGTCCGGAAAAAATTAATGAAGAAGAGTTAGCTACTTTAGGAGGATTAACAGGCTACACTATAACCATGAATCAAAAAGAAGAGTCTTTTGGACCAAATGCCTTTGTTGAAAACTCAGATAGAACTTTTTACGCAGTTATGTTTGAAGAAGACCCAATTATTGCCTTTATCGTTTACCCCACCAACGAAAGTAATGCCGAGATCGCTAAAAACATAGCCGCTTCTTTAAGGTAAAGATCTTTAATATAAGATTTAAGATAGAATAAAGATAAAATCTAAGAAACAAAAAACATGTCCAAGCTTTGGTCATGTTTTTTATTTTAAAGATTCACACTGGCTTAATAGCTGGTCTTTTGCTATAATACAAACATAATAATAGGTTATGGTTAATAAAAAATTAAAAGAAAAGGAGTTAATTTCAGCTAGCAATATAAGTTCAGCACTTAAGCGATTAGCAAATAAAAAAATGGCTTCTAAAGCCTTAAGTTTTTTTAAAACATCTCCCGGTCAATATGGGCATGGGGATAAATTTCTAGGAATTAGGGTGCCGAAAGTTAGAGAAATCGCTGCTAAGTCCAAACCAAAAATAAAAGAGCTTAATAAGCTTTTATTATCTCCTTGGCATGAAGAAAGACTTGTTGCCTTAATAATCTTAAATAATTATTATAAACAAGCGAATAAAGAGGAAAAAATATTTTTGGAAAACTTTTATCTTAAAAACCTAAATAAGGTAAATAATTGGGACTTAGTGGACTCTTCAGCTCATCAAATCCTGGGAGAGAGACTTGCTAAAAATAAAAAGCTTTTTATAAAACTTCTTGAATCTTCCAATCTCTGGTACAGAAGGGTGGCGATTGTCGGGACATATAAAACTATTAAAGAGAACAATTTTTCGCTAATTATAAAAGCAGCTGAAAAAATAATAAAAAATAAAGAGAAGGAAGACCTTATCCATAAAGCTACCGGTTGGATGCTTAGAGAGGTTGGCAAAAGAGATAAAAAAACTTTAATAGACTTTCTTAAAAAATATTCTTTTATAATGCCTCGTACTATGTTACGTTATGCCATTGAAAAAATGAGTAAAAAAGAAAGACAAGCTTGGCTTAAAAAATAACTTAAACTTATGAAAACTTCCATTATCGCCACTATCGGCACTGCCTCAGATAACGAAAAAACTATTGAAAAAATGGCCTTAAATGGTGCAGACTGTTTACGTATAAACTTTTCACACGCCAATCGTGAACAATACCTTAGGGTTAAACAAGCGGTTAAAAAAATCAGAAAAAAGACCGGCAAGAAACTAATAATCATGCAGGATCTTCAAGGACCCAGGCTAAGAATCGGAAAACTTAAAAAACCTCTGCCAATCACTATTGGAGAAATTTATTATTTTAAAAGATTTAAGGCTGAAATAAATAACCGAGAAATACCGGTAGATAATAATTTAATTATCAGACAAATTAAAAAGGGTGATAAAATATTTTTAGGTAATGGAGAGATTGTTATGACAACCATTGGTAAAGGTAAAGACTACTTTAAAGCCCGAGCAGAAAACTCCGGACTCTTATTATCCCGTAAAGGCATTAACCTCCCACAAACTTCTTTGGCTAAAAATAATCCCACCGCCCAAGATCTTAAAGACATTAAATTCGCTTTAGAGGAAGGAGTTGAGGCTATTGCTTTGTCTTTTGTTGAATCAGCTAAAGAAATAATCAAAGTAAGGAACTTTATTAAGAAATACAATAAACAAAAGACTCCTCGCTTGATTATTAAAATAGAAAGAGCTGAGGCTCTAAAAAATATTGAAGAAATAATCTTAGCCTCAGATGGTATTATGATTGCCAGAGGAGATTTGGGCATTGAAACTCCGTTAGAAGATTTACCGATTATCCAAAAACATCTAATCGCCAGAGCCCATTGGCATAATAAACCGGCCATTGTAGCCACCGAGATGCTTCTTTCAATGACTAAGCATCCTCGTCCCACCAGAGCCGAGGTAGCAGATATTGCCAACGCCATCTTTGACGGCGCCGACGCGGTGATGTTATCCGAAGAAACCGCTATTGGTGTTCATCCGGATAAAGTTGTACAAACCATGAAAAAAATAGCAGACCGCACCGATTCTCATCTTGGTTGGGCTA
This genomic window from Patescibacteria group bacterium contains:
- a CDS encoding DNA alkylation repair protein, which encodes MVNKKLKEKELISASNISSALKRLANKKMASKALSFFKTSPGQYGHGDKFLGIRVPKVREIAAKSKPKIKELNKLLLSPWHEERLVALIILNNYYKQANKEEKIFLENFYLKNLNKVNNWDLVDSSAHQILGERLAKNKKLFIKLLESSNLWYRRVAIVGTYKTIKENNFSLIIKAAEKIIKNKEKEDLIHKATGWMLREVGKRDKKTLIDFLKKYSFIMPRTMLRYAIEKMSKKERQAWLKK
- the pyk gene encoding pyruvate kinase, which codes for MKTSIIATIGTASDNEKTIEKMALNGADCLRINFSHANREQYLRVKQAVKKIRKKTGKKLIIMQDLQGPRLRIGKLKKPLPITIGEIYYFKRFKAEINNREIPVDNNLIIRQIKKGDKIFLGNGEIVMTTIGKGKDYFKARAENSGLLLSRKGINLPQTSLAKNNPTAQDLKDIKFALEEGVEAIALSFVESAKEIIKVRNFIKKYNKQKTPRLIIKIERAEALKNIEEIILASDGIMIARGDLGIETPLEDLPIIQKHLIARAHWHNKPAIVATEMLLSMTKHPRPTRAEVADIANAIFDGADAVMLSEETAIGVHPDKVVQTMKKIADRTDSHLGWANRFKEIFNLN
- a CDS encoding acyl-CoA desaturase gives rise to the protein MQQQYKIKFRGTAREAEFWEVLVKRVDGYFETNNLSEKGNIGLRIKSGVMLSLYLFPYLALILFEINSWVAALGLVSVMGLGKAGIGMSITHDASHGAYSESTRVNRWMSRLVWLIGNNEKSWEIQHNYYHHTFTNLEGQDEDLGTQGIMVFSEHAKVRRWHKWQHLYAWPLYSLLTITKLFGEIFRISVYAKQGLPKSFHPNKVVEYWKLFFIKTIYLFFMIVLPTMATSFTWWQVCIGFLVMHAVASFILSIVFQLAHIVEGAEQPEVVNGTVNRKWPVHELASTANFKTTVWFQWFIGCLNHQIEHHLFRHICHVHYPAISVIVRDTAEEFDLEYKLNSSFIEGVKSHYRRLKELVGGKNKGD